In Opisthocomus hoazin isolate bOpiHoa1 chromosome 14, bOpiHoa1.hap1, whole genome shotgun sequence, the following proteins share a genomic window:
- the AKAP14 gene encoding A-kinase anchor protein 14 encodes MRQGANTPWAAGYRSGGLRSQGGQDSRRDPARDQEQLPGHQPPRPEPDSSGLPPAQHQQSLQAAVSKAEVKPMDKGEENAASEEKAHFLMENRRSGTEEYLPELEKKEKETKCVTRNIQWTTGNNFTVERGRQQIEEAVSTWEVHESWLHWSEFLQEEELKYSKRYHYRVCWSMPTRRKPIPRATASVYFVIEVSKIKPATLPVEVFFTLESSELIHRPEQCQFREKWLKDIIENKIILMERLTF; translated from the exons ATGCGACAAGGAGCAAACACTCCCTGGGCTGCTGGGTACCGCTCCGGGGGTCTCCGCTCCCAGGGAGGACAGGACAGCCGCAGGGACCCTGCCAGGGACCAGGAGCAGCTCCCTGGGCACCAGCCACCCCGTCCGGAACCAGACTCCTCCGGGCTGCCACCCGCCCAGCATCAGCAATCCCTCCAGGCAGCTGTAAGCAAGGCGGAG GTGAAGCCAATGGACAAGGGAGAGGAAAATGCTGCCAGTGAGGAAAAAGCTCACTTTCTCATGGAAAATAGGAGAAGCGGTACAGAGGAATACCTTCCAGAgctggagaaaaaagagaaag AAACCAAGTGTGTCACCAGAAATATCCAGTGGACCACAGGCAACAACTTCACAGTGGAGAGAGGACGGCAGCAGATCGAAGAAGCCGTTTCT ACATGGGAGGTTCACGAAAGCTGGCTTCACTGGTCGGAATTCCTCCAGGAAGAAGAACTGAAGTACAGCAAGAGGTACCATTACAGAGTCTGCTGGAGCATGCCAACACGCAGAAAACCCATCCCACGAGCAACAGCAAGCGTCTACTTCGTTATCGAGGTCTCCAAAATCAAACCTGCT ACCTTGCCCGTGGAGGTATTCTTCACTCTGGAGTCCAGCGAGCTGATTCACAG GCCAGAACAGTGTCAGTTTAGAGAAAAGTGGCTTAAGGAcataattgaaaataaaataatcctcATGGAAAGGCTGACTTTCTAA
- the RPL39 gene encoding large ribosomal subunit protein eL39 produces the protein MSSHKTFKIKRFLAKKQKQNRPIPQWIRMKTGNKIRYNSKRRHWRRTKLGL, from the exons ATG TCGTCCCACAAGACGTTCAAGATCAAACGCTTCCTTGccaagaagcagaagcagaaccgGCCCATCCCGCAATGGATTCGCATGAAAACGGGCAATAAGATCAG GTACAACTCCAAAAGGAGGCACTGGAGAAGGACCAAGCTGGGCTTGTAA
- the UPF3B gene encoding regulator of nonsense transcripts 3B, which produces MKEDKENARPKERRGPAAGLGALSGAGAEGRAGGAELDRLERPKDKKETLSKVVIRRLPPSLTKEQLEEHLQPLPEHDYFEFFANDSSLYPHMFSRAYINFKNQEDIVLFRDRFDGYVFVDHKGQEYAAIVEFAPFQKAAKKKSKKKDAKTGTIEDDPEYKKFLESYSADDEKLTSTPETLLEEIEARNKELIAKKTTPLLNFLKNKQRLREEKREERRRRELERKRQREEERRKWKEEERRKRKEAEKLKKVDRCPEKERDRSKEEPKIKLLKKPEKDEKDLEKKEKSKKLEKETLREEKNASSASAKRSDGETKEEKAKKSEDECVKDYRDRDRDFERDREYERAQREKLRRQEEERRRQKERFEKEKVFRRKEEDMKKERDLLREKGKKSDLTDFTSSTDKSEKVTKDDKKEDTIKRDRIRNKDRPAMQLYQPGARSRSRLCQYEDSAAKPTEQGAEKKQESETSNAKEEE; this is translated from the exons aTGAAGGAGGACAAGGAGAACGCCAGGCCCAAGGAGCGGCGCGGGcccgctgctgggctgggggcccTGTCGGGGGCTGGCGCCGAGGGCAGGGCGGGGGGTGCCGAGCTCGACCGCCTGGAGCGGCCCAAGGACAAGAAGGAGACGCTCAGCAAG GTGGTGATCCGGCGGCTGCCGCCCAGCCTGACgaaggagcagctggaggagcacctccagcccctgccCGAGCACGACTACTTCGAGTTCTTCGCCAACGACTCCAG CCTGTACCCGCACATGTTCTCCAGAGCCTACATCAACTTCAAGAACCAGGAGGACATCGTGCTCTTCAGGGACCGCTTTGACGGCTACGTCTTCGTCGATCACAAAG GTCAGGAATACGCTGCCATAGTTGAGTTTGCACCTTTCCAAAAAGCTGCGAAAAAGAAGAGTAAGAAAAAGGATGCCAAAACTGGAACAATCGAAGATG ATCCAGAGTACAAGAAGTTTTTGGAAAGTTACAGTGCAGATGATGAAAAATTAACCTCCACTCCTGAAACTCTGTTGGAGGAAATAGAGGCAAGAAACAAAGAGCTAATAG CTAAAAAGACTACTCCTTTATTGAacttcttgaaaaataaacag agactgagagaagaaaaaagagaggagaggaggaggagagaattggaaagaaaaagacaaagagaagaagaaagaagaaaatggaaagaggaggagagaaggaagagaaaagaagcagaaaaactgaagaaggtAGACAGATgcccagaaaaagaaagagacagatcAAAAGAAGAGCCAAAGATTAAG cTACTTAAGAAGcctgaaaaagatgaaaaagacttggagaaaaaagaaaaatccaagaaactggaaaaagagactctgagggaggaaaaaaatgcgaGTAGTGCATCTGCCAAACGATCTGATGGGGAGACAAAAGAAGAGAAGGCAAAAAA ATCAGAAGATGAGTGTGTAAAGGACTACAGGGACCGAGATAGAGATTTTGAAAGAGACAGAGAATATGAGAGAGCACAGAGGGAGAAACTGAGGCGCCAAGAGGAGGAGcgtcggaggcagaaagagcgcTTTGAGAAAGAGAAGGTTTttagaagaaaagaggaagatatgaaaaaggagagagacttactcagagaaaagggaaagaaaagtgaTCTTACAGACTTTACCAGCAGCACGGACAAATCTGAGAAAGTAACCAAAGACGATAAAAAAGAGGACACAATTAAGAGGGATCGTATCAGAAACAAG GATCGTCCAGCAATGCAGCTGTACCAGCCCGGAGCCCGAAGCCGAAGCAGACTGTGTCAGTACGAAGACAGTGCTGCGAAGCCCACGGAGCAGGGAGCGGAGAAGAAACAGGAGAGTGAGACCAGTAACGCGAAGGAAGAGGAGTGA
- the SOWAHD gene encoding ankyrin repeat domain-containing protein SOWAHD isoform X1 encodes MARREQGSGEQRVAGIARTFTFLEATQPQAGSLARTSHLWPAAAGSRERFHPLQKMDTSRSAGWGSQSPGSWGRAAGRLSIGPSSTRRKELKEILLQSRTPSSTTRFATAQKASNSSSLHAGPYQEQKPEQSPEVLSLALDPLEHEWLLTVAQGDADNIIRLLDLDPSLLTRKDFVTGFTALHWLAKHGHHESFIQVISHTQKKGYPVNVNIPTASGGLTPLHLATLQGHELLIKVLVGAYGADTNRRDHNGRKAWQYLRADTSRELKELAGALEEDLVQLRSHNTNNNWRAGTDKQTMPPSCKGLPAPCEIPGSLPHVPPLVCCLFTRGRPVSQ; translated from the exons ATGGCCCGGCGGGAGCAGGGCTCGGGGGAGCAGAGGGTAGCTGGCATTGCCCGGACGTTCACCTTCCTGGAAGCCACCCAGCCCCAAGCGGGGAGCCTGGCCCGCACCTCCCATCTCTGGCCGgccgctgcggggagcagggagcGTTTCCATCCGCTGCAGAAGATGGACACCAGCAGGAGTGCCGGCTGGGGCAGCCAGAGCCCAGGGAGCTGGGGTagggctgcaggcaggctctccatcggccccagcagcacccggaggaaggagctgaaggaaatcctcctgcagagcaggacccccagcagcaccacACGGTTTGCCACCGCTCAGAAGGCATCCAACAGCAGCAGTCTCCATGCAGGGCCGTACCAGGAGCAGAAGCCTGAGCAGAGCCCCGAGGTGCTGTCCCTTGCTCTGGATCCCCTGGAGCACGAGTGGCTGCTGACAGTGGCCCAGGGCGATGCGGACAACATCATCAGGCTGCTGGACCTGGACCCCAGCCTGCTGACCAGGAAAGACTTTGTGACGGGCTTCACTGCTCTCCACTGGCTTGCCAAGCACGGCCACCATGAGAGCTTCATCCAGGTCATCTCCCACACCCAGAAGAAGGGCTATCCCGTCAACGTAAACATCCCCACGGCCAGCGGCGGGCTCACCCCCTTGCACCTGGCCACCCTGCAGGGACACGAGCTGCTCATCAAGGTGCTGGTGGGAGCCTACGGGGCGGACACCAACCGCAGGGACCACAACGGGCGCAAGGCCTGGCAATACCTGAGGGCAGACACCTCCAgggagctgaaggagctggcgggGGCCTTGGAGGAGGACTTGGTCCAGCTGCGCTCTCACAACACCAACAACAACT GGAGAGCAGGTACGGACAAGCAGACCATGCCACCGAGCTGCAAAGGCCTCCCAGCTCCGTGCGAGATCCCCGGGTCTCTGCCACACGTGCCGCCTCTGGTTTGCTGTTTGTTTACGAGAGGTAGACCTGTTTCTCAGTAA
- the SOWAHD gene encoding ankyrin repeat domain-containing protein SOWAHD isoform X2, translated as MARREQGSGEQRVAGIARTFTFLEATQPQAGSLARTSHLWPAAAGSRERFHPLQKMDTSRSAGWGSQSPGSWGRAAGRLSIGPSSTRRKELKEILLQSRTPSSTTRFATAQKASNSSSLHAGPYQEQKPEQSPEVLSLALDPLEHEWLLTVAQGDADNIIRLLDLDPSLLTRKDFVTGFTALHWLAKHGHHESFIQVISHTQKKGYPVNVNIPTASGGLTPLHLATLQGHELLIKVLVGAYGADTNRRDHNGRKAWQYLRADTSRELKELAGALEEDLVQLRSHNTNNNCKSSREARAGRDCVDSVAEGKAQRSWRLSTLRDLVRQAFAFFQER; from the coding sequence ATGGCCCGGCGGGAGCAGGGCTCGGGGGAGCAGAGGGTAGCTGGCATTGCCCGGACGTTCACCTTCCTGGAAGCCACCCAGCCCCAAGCGGGGAGCCTGGCCCGCACCTCCCATCTCTGGCCGgccgctgcggggagcagggagcGTTTCCATCCGCTGCAGAAGATGGACACCAGCAGGAGTGCCGGCTGGGGCAGCCAGAGCCCAGGGAGCTGGGGTagggctgcaggcaggctctccatcggccccagcagcacccggaggaaggagctgaaggaaatcctcctgcagagcaggacccccagcagcaccacACGGTTTGCCACCGCTCAGAAGGCATCCAACAGCAGCAGTCTCCATGCAGGGCCGTACCAGGAGCAGAAGCCTGAGCAGAGCCCCGAGGTGCTGTCCCTTGCTCTGGATCCCCTGGAGCACGAGTGGCTGCTGACAGTGGCCCAGGGCGATGCGGACAACATCATCAGGCTGCTGGACCTGGACCCCAGCCTGCTGACCAGGAAAGACTTTGTGACGGGCTTCACTGCTCTCCACTGGCTTGCCAAGCACGGCCACCATGAGAGCTTCATCCAGGTCATCTCCCACACCCAGAAGAAGGGCTATCCCGTCAACGTAAACATCCCCACGGCCAGCGGCGGGCTCACCCCCTTGCACCTGGCCACCCTGCAGGGACACGAGCTGCTCATCAAGGTGCTGGTGGGAGCCTACGGGGCGGACACCAACCGCAGGGACCACAACGGGCGCAAGGCCTGGCAATACCTGAGGGCAGACACCTCCAgggagctgaaggagctggcgggGGCCTTGGAGGAGGACTTGGTCCAGCTGCGCTCTCACAACACCAACAACAACTGTAAGTCATCCAGAGAGGCCAGGGCAGGGCGGGACTGCGTGGACTCCGTGGCCGAGGGGAAAGCCCAGCGCTCCTGGAGGCTCTCGACCCTCCGAGACCTTGTCAGGCAGGCATTCGCCTTCTTCCAGGAGCGCTGA
- the NDUFA1 gene encoding NADH dehydrogenase [ubiquinone] 1 alpha subcomplex subunit 1, which produces MWYEILPGMAIMGVCLAIPGLSTIYMHRWCNGGKEKRIARYPYQWTLMERDRRLSGVNKYYVSKGLENLD; this is translated from the exons ATGTGGTACGAGATCCTGCCCGGCATGGCCATCATGGGCGTCTGCCTCGCCATCCCCGGCCTCTCCACCATCTACATGCACCGCTGGTGCAACGGCGGCAAG GAGAAGAGGATCGCACGCTACCCGTACCAGTGGACGCTGATGGAGCGGGACCGGCGGCTCTCCGGCGTCAACAAGTACTATGTCTCCAAG GGCCTGGAGAACTTAGACTGA